The proteins below come from a single Burkholderia contaminans genomic window:
- a CDS encoding winged helix-turn-helix transcriptional regulator, whose translation MNRRTTHEDSLCGVARPLDAIGDWWSLLIVRDAFDGLRRFGEFQKNLGLAKNILAARLRNLVAHGIMDIVPAADGGAHHEYVLTEKGRGLFPLLVALRQWGEDFFFEPDEAHVLLVDRKSGLPVRKLELRSQDGRVLGPEDTVVLPPPD comes from the coding sequence ATGAACAGACGAACCACGCACGAGGATTCCCTTTGCGGTGTTGCCCGCCCGCTGGACGCGATTGGCGACTGGTGGTCGCTGCTGATCGTCCGCGATGCGTTCGACGGGTTGCGCCGCTTCGGCGAATTCCAGAAGAATCTCGGGCTGGCCAAGAACATCCTGGCCGCGCGCCTGCGCAACCTGGTCGCGCACGGGATCATGGACATCGTGCCGGCCGCGGACGGCGGCGCGCATCACGAGTACGTGCTGACCGAGAAAGGGCGCGGCCTGTTTCCACTGCTCGTCGCGCTGCGGCAGTGGGGCGAGGATTTCTTCTTCGAACCGGACGAGGCACACGTGCTGCTCGTCGACCGGAAGAGCGGGTTGCCGGTCAGGAAGCTCGAACTGCGTTCGCAGGACGGGCGCGTGCTCGGGCCGGAGGATACGGTCGTACTGCCGCCGCCGGACTGA
- a CDS encoding LysR family transcriptional regulator: MKTLDIEAVQAFVLTADLKSFTRAAEAMDTTQSAVSLKIKKLEDSLGRRLLERTPRQVRLSADGTAFLEPARELVAAHQGAVGAFGVGQRRLVIGVSHHVVGADLPMLLRRMSEAEPGLVLEIRVAASRDVLDAFDRGQLDAAVALQHDSRRLDGETLLSESFGWMAATDFEYHPPQPLRLATQAEPCSVRRMAVSALDEAGVAWTEVFVGGGVATIGAAVSAGLAVAALGHRVAPVGTVDVGMRYGLPPLPTRDVVLYSNLTDARARQALRTLGAALRSSVGVR; this comes from the coding sequence ATGAAAACGCTCGACATCGAAGCCGTGCAGGCGTTCGTACTGACTGCCGACCTCAAGAGCTTCACACGGGCCGCCGAGGCGATGGACACCACGCAGTCCGCGGTGAGCCTGAAGATCAAAAAGCTGGAGGACAGCCTCGGACGACGCCTGCTGGAACGCACGCCGCGGCAGGTTCGCTTGTCAGCCGACGGCACCGCGTTCCTCGAACCCGCGCGTGAGCTCGTGGCCGCTCACCAGGGCGCGGTCGGTGCATTCGGCGTCGGCCAGCGGCGGCTGGTGATCGGCGTGAGCCATCATGTCGTCGGCGCCGATCTTCCGATGCTGCTTCGGCGCATGAGCGAAGCGGAACCGGGGCTCGTGCTGGAGATCCGGGTGGCCGCCTCGCGCGATGTGCTCGATGCGTTCGACCGCGGCCAGCTCGACGCCGCCGTCGCGCTGCAGCACGACAGCCGGCGGCTCGACGGCGAAACCCTCCTGTCGGAGTCGTTCGGCTGGATGGCTGCGACCGATTTCGAGTACCATCCGCCGCAACCGCTGCGGCTCGCGACGCAGGCCGAGCCGTGCAGCGTGCGCCGCATGGCCGTCAGCGCGCTGGACGAAGCCGGCGTCGCATGGACGGAAGTATTCGTCGGCGGCGGCGTGGCGACGATCGGCGCGGCAGTGTCCGCCGGGCTGGCCGTCGCCGCGCTCGGGCATCGCGTGGCGCCCGTCGGGACCGTCGACGTGGGCATGCGATACGGGCTGCCGCCCTTGCCGACGCGCGACGTGGTGCTCTACTCGAACCTGACCGATGCGCGGGCCCGGCAAGCGCTGCGCACGCTGGGCGCGGCGCTGCGGTCGTCGGTCGGCGTGCGGTGA
- a CDS encoding IMPACT family protein: protein MMYSLATTYTRELEIRKSRFIAYAIPVDDRDAAMQALQRLRDEHPAATHVCWALLAGGQSGMSDDGEPSGTAGRPILEVLRHHDLDGVLGAVVRYYGGVKLGAGGLVRAYTDAIASALLDAERVERIRYTRLAIEIGYPEEARVRRWIEQAGYELVDSAYGMTVKLVIKLPETADAHARTELFDLTQGRSGFPDL from the coding sequence ATGATGTACTCGCTCGCCACCACCTACACCCGCGAACTCGAGATCCGCAAGAGCCGCTTCATCGCGTACGCGATTCCCGTCGACGACCGCGACGCCGCAATGCAGGCCCTGCAACGCCTGCGCGACGAACATCCAGCGGCCACGCACGTGTGCTGGGCCTTGCTGGCGGGCGGTCAATCGGGGATGTCGGACGACGGCGAGCCGTCGGGCACCGCAGGCCGCCCGATCCTGGAAGTGCTGCGCCATCACGATCTCGACGGCGTGCTCGGCGCGGTCGTGCGTTACTACGGCGGCGTGAAGCTCGGCGCGGGCGGGCTGGTGCGCGCATACACCGATGCAATCGCGTCGGCGCTGCTCGATGCCGAGCGCGTCGAGCGCATCCGCTACACGCGGCTCGCGATCGAGATCGGCTATCCCGAGGAAGCGCGCGTGCGCCGCTGGATCGAACAGGCGGGCTACGAACTGGTGGACAGCGCGTACGGGATGACGGTCAAGCTCGTGATCAAGCTGCCCGAGACAGCAGACGCGCATGCGCGAACCGAGTTGTTCGACCTGACGCAAGGGCGATCGGGCTTTCCCGATCTGTAA
- a CDS encoding alpha/beta fold hydrolase, protein MIRPDATFDGTFPFAPHFDDASGFRMHYVDEGPHDGETLLCLHGEPTWGYLFRHLIAALSPTHRVVVPDHMGFGKSATPHDRSYWLQDHIDNLERFVLARDLDRITLVMHDFGGPVGMGLAARHPDRIRRIVSANGPTPFGQPDLVERLNANGRDAPWFQWIVRAAADDTLETVLGQLGFNILSTLKLNGFENHAVISDTWIAAYGAPFAQPEDCVGAIGWARGFAAGAHRFEAPDAAALRAIRDKPALAIWGDADRTLGAEHFLPLFTALFPSAPVERLAGVGHYCFEDAPDAIASRIAEFIRATG, encoded by the coding sequence ATGATCCGGCCCGATGCCACGTTCGATGGCACCTTTCCCTTCGCCCCGCATTTCGACGACGCATCCGGCTTCCGGATGCACTACGTGGACGAAGGTCCGCACGACGGCGAAACCCTTCTGTGCCTGCATGGCGAACCCACGTGGGGCTATCTGTTCCGCCATCTGATTGCCGCGCTGAGCCCGACGCACCGCGTCGTCGTGCCCGATCACATGGGCTTCGGCAAAAGCGCGACGCCGCACGATCGCAGCTACTGGCTGCAGGACCATATCGACAACCTTGAGCGCTTCGTGCTCGCGCGCGACCTCGATCGCATCACGCTCGTGATGCACGACTTCGGCGGCCCCGTAGGGATGGGGCTGGCCGCGCGGCATCCGGATCGCATCCGGCGGATCGTGTCCGCGAACGGGCCGACGCCGTTCGGCCAGCCCGACCTTGTCGAACGACTGAACGCAAACGGTCGCGATGCGCCGTGGTTCCAGTGGATCGTGCGCGCGGCGGCGGACGACACGCTGGAGACGGTGCTCGGTCAGCTCGGCTTCAATATCCTGAGCACGCTGAAGCTGAACGGGTTCGAAAATCACGCGGTTATCAGCGACACATGGATCGCCGCTTACGGTGCGCCGTTCGCGCAGCCGGAGGACTGCGTCGGCGCGATCGGATGGGCCCGCGGGTTTGCCGCCGGCGCGCATCGGTTCGAAGCGCCCGATGCGGCAGCGCTGCGCGCGATACGCGACAAGCCCGCGCTCGCGATCTGGGGAGACGCCGACCGAACGCTCGGCGCCGAACACTTCCTGCCGCTCTTCACGGCACTGTTTCCGTCCGCGCCCGTCGAGCGGCTGGCGGGCGTCGGGCACTACTGTTTCGAGGATGCGCCCGACGCCATCGCGTCACGCATCGCCGAATTCATCCGGGCCACCGGTTGA
- a CDS encoding metal-dependent hydrolase produces the protein MASHNAHHASGFAAGVAAAVLVAQTGATGPWHSGLFAAFAAGVAGGTAPDWLEVAWWSRKRRLWITHRTVTHWGIGWIALLALGWHGLIHHPHPLWAAPLFGFACGGIMHLLADWPNPLGVPWIWRRHSLNLWNSGHCDLIVVAAAWGGTLWLAQSLWSRAPLLEQWLGWLHRV, from the coding sequence ATGGCATCACACAATGCGCATCATGCCTCCGGCTTCGCCGCCGGTGTCGCCGCCGCTGTCCTCGTCGCGCAAACCGGCGCAACCGGCCCGTGGCATTCGGGTCTGTTCGCCGCATTCGCGGCGGGCGTCGCGGGCGGCACCGCGCCCGACTGGCTCGAAGTCGCATGGTGGAGCCGCAAGCGCCGTTTGTGGATCACGCATCGCACCGTCACGCACTGGGGCATCGGCTGGATCGCGCTGCTGGCGCTTGGATGGCACGGGCTCATCCATCATCCGCACCCGCTGTGGGCCGCGCCGCTGTTCGGCTTCGCATGCGGCGGCATCATGCATCTGCTCGCCGACTGGCCGAATCCGCTCGGCGTACCGTGGATCTGGCGGCGTCACTCACTGAACCTGTGGAACAGCGGGCATTGCGACCTGATCGTCGTGGCCGCCGCATGGGGCGGCACGCTGTGGCTCGCGCAGTCGTTGTGGTCGCGGGCGCCGCTGCTCGAACAGTGGCTCGGCTGGCTGCACCGCGTCTAG
- the ggt gene encoding gamma-glutamyltransferase — MTTLNRFKSSAVALATVAGIGFLPNAPVYAKGPQPAVLTSSAVAVADKYSADAAERIFKEGGNAIDAAVAIAFTLAVTYPEAGNIGGGGFMTIYKDGKPYFIDYRERAPLAATKDMYLDKDGNVVKDMSLYGPRAAGVPGTVAGMWEAQKRFGKLKWKQVLAPAIHYARDGFVVDEQLAQRGVDASKEFGGKTNFDKYFSGLKAGVNFKQPDLADVLTRIANDGAEGFYKGKTAELIAASMKTGDGNGLITTEDLAQYRAVWRQPVQAKWNGYDVITAPPPSSGGIGLVQLLKMKADLKQDFEGVKLNSPQYIHLVAEIEKRVFADRAQYLGDPDFYKVPIAQLTDDAYIAKRAGEVNPKEPSDTKSVQPGLGTTMPEKAETTHFSVVDKWGNAVSNTYTINGYFGSGVIADGTGIVLNDEMDDFSAKPGVANMFGVVGSDANAIEPKKRPLSSMSPTIMTKDGKVSLVIGTPGGSRIFTSIFQVINNIYDFKMPLKEAVGAMRFHHQLLPPNTIFWEPYHPIEGELAKQIEARGYTLKGQDFSGDIQVIKIDGKTPEAMADPRGRGVTRIIH, encoded by the coding sequence ATGACTACGCTGAATCGCTTCAAATCATCCGCTGTCGCGCTCGCGACGGTGGCCGGCATCGGTTTCCTGCCGAACGCGCCCGTCTATGCGAAGGGGCCACAGCCCGCCGTCCTGACGAGCTCGGCGGTCGCGGTGGCCGACAAGTACAGCGCGGATGCCGCGGAGCGAATCTTCAAGGAAGGCGGCAACGCGATCGACGCGGCCGTCGCGATTGCGTTCACGCTGGCCGTCACGTATCCGGAAGCCGGCAACATCGGCGGCGGCGGCTTCATGACGATCTACAAGGACGGCAAGCCGTACTTCATCGACTATCGCGAGCGCGCGCCGCTCGCCGCGACGAAGGACATGTACCTCGACAAGGACGGCAACGTCGTCAAGGACATGAGCCTGTACGGCCCGCGCGCGGCCGGCGTGCCGGGCACGGTCGCGGGCATGTGGGAAGCGCAGAAGCGCTTCGGCAAGCTGAAGTGGAAGCAGGTGCTCGCGCCGGCGATCCACTATGCGCGCGACGGCTTCGTCGTCGACGAACAGCTCGCGCAACGCGGCGTCGATGCATCGAAGGAGTTCGGCGGCAAGACCAACTTCGACAAGTATTTCTCCGGGCTGAAGGCCGGCGTGAACTTCAAGCAGCCGGACCTTGCCGACGTGCTCACGCGCATCGCGAACGACGGCGCGGAAGGTTTCTACAAGGGCAAGACGGCGGAGCTGATCGCCGCGTCGATGAAGACCGGCGACGGCAACGGGCTGATCACCACGGAGGATCTTGCGCAGTACCGTGCGGTATGGCGCCAGCCGGTGCAGGCAAAGTGGAACGGCTATGACGTGATTACCGCACCGCCTCCGAGCTCGGGCGGCATCGGCCTCGTGCAGCTGCTGAAGATGAAGGCCGACCTCAAGCAGGACTTCGAGGGCGTGAAGCTCAACTCGCCGCAGTACATCCACCTCGTCGCGGAAATCGAGAAGCGCGTGTTCGCCGATCGTGCGCAGTATCTCGGCGATCCGGATTTCTACAAGGTGCCGATCGCGCAGTTGACTGACGACGCGTACATCGCGAAGCGGGCCGGCGAAGTCAACCCGAAGGAGCCGTCGGATACGAAGAGCGTGCAGCCGGGCCTCGGCACGACGATGCCGGAGAAGGCTGAAACGACGCACTTCTCGGTGGTCGACAAGTGGGGCAACGCGGTGTCGAACACATACACGATCAACGGCTATTTCGGCTCGGGCGTGATCGCCGACGGCACCGGCATCGTGCTGAACGACGAGATGGACGACTTCTCCGCGAAGCCGGGCGTCGCGAACATGTTCGGCGTGGTCGGCAGCGACGCGAACGCGATCGAACCGAAGAAGCGCCCGCTGTCGTCGATGTCGCCGACGATCATGACGAAGGACGGCAAGGTATCGCTCGTGATCGGCACGCCGGGCGGCTCGCGCATCTTCACGTCGATCTTCCAGGTGATCAACAACATCTACGACTTCAAGATGCCGTTGAAGGAGGCCGTCGGTGCGATGCGCTTCCATCACCAGCTGCTGCCGCCGAACACGATCTTCTGGGAGCCGTACCACCCGATCGAAGGCGAACTCGCGAAGCAGATCGAGGCGCGCGGCTATACGCTGAAGGGGCAGGATTTCAGCGGCGACATCCAGGTGATCAAGATCGACGGCAAGACGCCGGAGGCGATGGCCGACCCGCGCGGGCGTGGCGTGACGCGGATCATTCACTGA
- the ppk2 gene encoding polyphosphate kinase 2, with protein MGDNDTRTETDDRTDMESMEARQRRFEEDLVDAYDEELEMELDDRRFDDSDDLLFSQERREARKQYFRELFRLQGELVKLQDWVVSTGHRLVVIFEGRDAAGKGGAIKRITQRLNPRVCRVAALPAPNNRERTQWYFQRYVAHLPAGGEIVLFDRSWYNRAGVERVMNFCTDEEYEEFFRSVPEFEKMLVRSGIQIVKYWFSITDHEQEVRFQSRIEDPLKQWKLSPMDLESRRRWEAYTAAKEEMLLRTHIPEAPWWVVQAVDKKRARLNCIHHLLQQVPYHEVPHAPIDLPPREHHEDYIRRPTPDNMIVPDIY; from the coding sequence ATGGGCGACAACGATACCCGCACCGAGACCGACGACCGCACCGATATGGAATCGATGGAAGCGCGCCAGCGCCGCTTCGAGGAAGATCTGGTCGACGCCTACGACGAAGAGCTCGAGATGGAGCTCGACGATCGCCGCTTCGACGACAGCGACGACCTGCTGTTTTCGCAGGAGCGCCGCGAGGCGCGCAAGCAATATTTCCGCGAACTGTTCCGCCTGCAGGGCGAACTCGTGAAGCTGCAGGACTGGGTCGTCAGCACGGGGCACCGGCTCGTCGTCATTTTCGAGGGGCGCGACGCGGCCGGCAAGGGCGGGGCGATCAAGCGCATCACGCAGCGGCTGAACCCGCGCGTCTGCCGCGTGGCGGCGCTGCCGGCACCGAACAACCGCGAACGCACGCAATGGTATTTCCAGCGCTATGTCGCGCATCTGCCGGCCGGCGGCGAGATCGTGCTGTTCGACCGCAGCTGGTACAACCGCGCGGGCGTCGAGCGCGTGATGAACTTCTGTACCGACGAGGAATACGAGGAGTTTTTCCGTTCGGTTCCCGAGTTCGAGAAGATGCTCGTGCGCAGCGGGATCCAGATCGTCAAGTACTGGTTTTCGATCACCGATCACGAGCAGGAAGTGCGTTTCCAGAGCCGGATCGAGGATCCGCTCAAGCAGTGGAAGCTGAGCCCGATGGATCTCGAGAGCCGCCGCCGCTGGGAAGCCTATACGGCCGCGAAGGAAGAGATGCTGCTGCGTACGCACATTCCGGAAGCACCGTGGTGGGTCGTGCAGGCCGTCGACAAGAAGCGCGCACGGCTGAACTGCATTCACCACCTGCTGCAGCAGGTGCCGTATCACGAGGTGCCGCACGCACCGATCGACCTGCCGCCGCGCGAGCATCACGAGGATTACATCCGTCGGCCGACGCCGGACAACATGATCGTGCCGGATATTTACTGA
- a CDS encoding H-NS family nucleoid-associated regulatory protein, with amino-acid sequence MHQLQTLQAQLAELDRRIKAARSRERRAVLAQVRELVTGYALTAREIFGQGYSDRAKLFTVGAKYRDPATGATWSGRGRAPAWIVGRDRTAFLIRE; translated from the coding sequence ATGCATCAACTGCAGACACTGCAAGCCCAGCTTGCGGAACTCGATCGGCGCATCAAGGCGGCACGCAGCCGCGAACGCCGCGCGGTGCTGGCGCAGGTACGCGAGCTCGTCACCGGCTACGCGCTGACCGCGCGGGAAATCTTCGGGCAGGGTTACAGCGATCGCGCGAAGCTGTTTACGGTCGGTGCGAAGTATCGCGACCCGGCAACCGGCGCGACCTGGAGCGGCCGCGGCCGTGCACCCGCATGGATCGTCGGGCGCGACCGCACCGCGTTCCTGATCCGGGAGTAA
- a CDS encoding DEAD/DEAH box helicase translates to MDVTATRPAARALDVFHPAVAAWFRRTFAAPTGAQALAWPHIKAGRSTLVAAPTGSGKTLTAFLCALDDLVRDALAHDGTLPDATLVVYVSPLKALSNDIHVNLDAPLAGIAESLAQLGLPVPAIRTAVRTGDTTQAERAALRKRAPHILVTTPESLYVLLSSTSGRQMLSNVRSVIVDEIHALASSKRGSHLALSLERLDALAGHALPRIGLSATQKPIDAVARFLVGGPADAPRDCTIVDTGHTRERDLALELPNVPLEPVMATDVWEQVYDRIAGLAAAHRTTLVFVNTRRTAERMARHLADRLGKEAIAAHHGSLAKEHRFDAEQRLKRGELKLLVATASLELGIDIGDVDLVCQVGSPRGIAPFLQRVGRSGHHVGGVPKGRLFPLSRDELVECAALLDCVQRGELDALRIPEAPLDVLAQQIVAEVACAEWQEDALYASFTRAAPYARLTRERFDEVMKMLAEGFTSRRGVRGAYLHRDVVGGTVRGRRNAMMTATTSGGTIPDMADYAVLLEPQGIQVGTVNEDFAIESLAGDVFQLGNQSYRIIRVETGRVRVEDAQGQSPSIPFWLGEAPGRSDELSAAVGRLRARLDGLFADGDRLAAHGKRREGTGDGTGGRSTPRTDAKAGANAKSKAGIQADASLDLPHDTVAPGTAESRLAPALRWLVDDLHLSPDAAHQIADYLARTRAALGALPTQDTLVMERFFDESGGTQLVIHSPFGSRINRAWGLALRKRFCRSFNFELQAAATDDAIILSLSLAHSFALDEVWRYLRSTSAEHVLVQALLDAPMFGVRWRWNATTALALPRFTGGKRTAPQLQRMKSDDLLATVFPDQVACLENIVGEREIPHHPLVDQTLDDCLHDAMDTDGWLALLRRIESGAIELVARDLPAPSPLAAEILNAKPYAFLDDAPLEERRTQAVQSRRWSDPESADDLGALDADAIDAVRDEAWPLVRDADEMHDALLTLACISDREAREREGWLDRLAELAERRRATKLVTPGDAALWVPVERLVCVRALHPDARIAPALKVPAACAQPWEADAALVDVIRARLTGFGPLALDAIATPLGLPPASIATALAALEREGYVMRGRFTPGTTVDEWCERHLLARIHRYTVKRLRREIEPVERADFMRFLFHWQHLTPDTRGTGRDALAAVVEQLEGYEAASSAWEDALLPARLTDYMAGGLDELCRSGKLVWTRIGAPARAAGTPVKTTPIVLLPRRHLSAWQALRDPDAQPALSARATQVRDALAAHGAMFFDALLDDLHMLPVELEQALGELVSAGLVNADSYAGLRALLKPAVKRSATYAPRTRRGGALIGGMDDAGRWALVQRHAPSDDAPAPKRSQAATDPDALEHIAWTLLRRYGVVFWRLLEREADWLPSWRELVRVLQRLEARGEIRGGRFVAGLAGEQFALPEAIPILREMRRQPGDGQYVCVTGADPLNLAGTLLPGDKVPALAGNRVLFRDGVPVASLVSGTFHYAPELSPTAREDARLRLARHC, encoded by the coding sequence ATGGACGTCACAGCTACCCGCCCTGCCGCCCGTGCGCTCGACGTGTTCCACCCGGCTGTCGCCGCGTGGTTCCGGCGCACGTTCGCCGCGCCCACCGGCGCGCAGGCGCTCGCTTGGCCGCACATCAAGGCCGGCCGATCGACGCTCGTTGCGGCACCGACCGGCTCCGGCAAGACGCTCACCGCCTTCCTGTGCGCGCTCGACGATCTGGTGCGCGATGCGCTGGCGCACGACGGCACGCTGCCCGACGCGACGCTCGTCGTGTACGTATCGCCGCTGAAAGCGCTGTCGAACGACATCCACGTGAACCTCGATGCGCCGCTTGCCGGCATCGCCGAATCGCTCGCGCAACTCGGCCTGCCGGTGCCGGCGATCCGCACCGCCGTGCGCACCGGCGACACGACGCAGGCCGAGCGTGCGGCGCTGCGCAAGCGCGCGCCGCACATCCTCGTCACGACGCCCGAGTCGTTGTACGTGCTGTTGTCGTCCACGTCGGGGCGACAGATGCTGTCGAACGTGCGCTCGGTCATCGTCGACGAAATCCATGCGCTCGCGTCATCGAAGCGCGGCAGCCACCTTGCGCTGTCGCTCGAACGTCTCGACGCGCTGGCCGGCCATGCGCTGCCGCGTATCGGTCTGTCGGCCACGCAAAAGCCGATCGACGCGGTCGCGCGCTTCCTGGTCGGCGGCCCGGCTGACGCGCCTCGCGACTGCACGATCGTCGACACGGGCCACACGCGCGAGCGCGACCTCGCGCTCGAATTGCCGAACGTGCCGCTCGAGCCCGTGATGGCAACCGACGTGTGGGAACAAGTGTACGACCGCATCGCCGGCCTCGCGGCCGCGCATCGCACGACGCTGGTGTTCGTCAACACGCGGCGCACCGCCGAGCGCATGGCGCGCCATCTCGCCGACCGGCTCGGCAAGGAAGCGATCGCCGCGCATCACGGCAGTCTCGCGAAGGAGCACCGCTTCGACGCCGAGCAGCGCCTGAAGCGCGGCGAATTGAAACTGCTCGTCGCCACCGCATCGCTTGAACTCGGCATCGACATCGGCGACGTCGATCTCGTCTGCCAGGTCGGTTCGCCGCGCGGGATCGCACCGTTCCTGCAGCGCGTCGGCCGTTCGGGGCACCATGTCGGCGGCGTACCGAAAGGCCGGCTGTTCCCGCTGTCGCGCGACGAACTTGTCGAGTGCGCCGCGCTGCTCGATTGCGTGCAGCGCGGTGAACTTGACGCGCTGCGCATTCCCGAAGCGCCGCTCGACGTGCTCGCACAACAGATCGTCGCCGAAGTGGCGTGCGCTGAATGGCAGGAAGATGCGCTGTACGCGAGTTTCACGCGCGCAGCGCCGTACGCGCGGCTGACGCGCGAGCGCTTCGACGAAGTGATGAAGATGCTCGCCGAAGGCTTCACGAGCCGGCGCGGCGTGCGCGGCGCCTACCTGCATCGCGACGTGGTCGGCGGCACCGTGCGCGGGCGCCGCAACGCGATGATGACCGCCACTACGTCGGGCGGCACGATCCCCGACATGGCCGACTACGCGGTGCTCCTCGAACCGCAGGGCATCCAGGTCGGCACGGTCAACGAGGATTTCGCGATCGAGAGCCTGGCCGGCGACGTGTTCCAGCTGGGCAACCAGTCGTACCGGATCATTCGCGTGGAAACGGGCCGCGTGCGTGTCGAGGACGCGCAAGGCCAGTCGCCGAGCATTCCGTTCTGGCTCGGCGAGGCGCCGGGGCGCAGCGACGAGCTGTCGGCGGCGGTCGGCCGGTTGCGTGCGCGGCTCGACGGACTGTTCGCCGACGGCGACCGGCTGGCGGCACATGGCAAGCGCCGCGAAGGCACCGGTGACGGAACCGGCGGGAGGTCCACACCTCGAACCGACGCCAAAGCCGGCGCAAATGCGAAGTCAAAGGCCGGGATCCAGGCCGATGCCTCGCTCGACCTGCCGCACGACACCGTTGCCCCCGGCACCGCTGAAAGCCGCCTCGCGCCGGCGTTGCGCTGGCTCGTCGACGATCTGCACCTGTCGCCCGACGCCGCGCACCAGATTGCCGACTATCTCGCGCGCACGCGCGCCGCGCTCGGCGCGCTGCCGACGCAGGACACGCTCGTGATGGAGCGATTCTTCGACGAATCGGGCGGCACGCAGCTCGTGATCCATTCGCCATTCGGCAGCCGCATCAACCGCGCCTGGGGGCTCGCGCTGCGCAAACGCTTCTGCCGCAGTTTCAACTTCGAGCTGCAGGCGGCCGCGACCGACGACGCGATCATCCTGTCGCTGTCGCTCGCGCACAGCTTCGCGCTCGACGAGGTGTGGCGCTACCTGCGTTCGACGAGCGCCGAGCACGTGCTGGTCCAGGCCCTGCTCGACGCGCCGATGTTCGGCGTGCGCTGGCGCTGGAACGCGACGACCGCGCTTGCATTGCCGCGCTTCACCGGCGGCAAGCGCACCGCGCCGCAACTGCAGCGGATGAAGAGCGACGATCTGCTCGCGACCGTGTTCCCCGATCAGGTCGCGTGCCTCGAGAACATCGTCGGCGAGCGCGAGATTCCGCATCATCCGCTCGTCGACCAGACGCTCGACGACTGCCTGCACGACGCGATGGATACCGACGGCTGGCTCGCGCTGCTGCGCCGGATCGAGAGCGGCGCGATCGAACTCGTCGCGCGCGACCTGCCCGCGCCGTCGCCGCTCGCGGCCGAGATCCTGAACGCGAAGCCCTACGCGTTCCTCGACGATGCACCGCTCGAGGAACGCCGCACGCAGGCCGTGCAGTCGCGCCGCTGGAGCGATCCCGAATCGGCCGACGATCTCGGCGCACTCGACGCCGACGCGATCGATGCGGTGCGCGACGAAGCGTGGCCACTCGTGCGCGACGCCGACGAAATGCACGACGCGCTGCTCACGCTCGCGTGCATCTCCGATCGCGAAGCACGCGAACGCGAAGGCTGGCTCGACCGGCTCGCGGAACTCGCCGAACGCCGCCGTGCGACGAAACTCGTGACACCCGGCGACGCCGCGCTGTGGGTGCCGGTCGAACGGCTCGTGTGCGTGCGTGCACTGCACCCCGATGCGCGCATCGCACCGGCGCTCAAGGTGCCCGCCGCCTGCGCGCAGCCGTGGGAAGCCGATGCCGCACTCGTCGACGTGATCCGCGCGCGGCTCACCGGCTTCGGGCCGCTTGCGCTCGACGCGATCGCGACACCGCTCGGGCTGCCGCCTGCGTCGATCGCGACGGCACTCGCGGCGCTGGAGCGCGAAGGCTATGTGATGCGCGGCCGGTTCACACCGGGCACGACGGTGGACGAATGGTGCGAACGCCATCTGCTTGCGCGCATTCATCGCTATACGGTGAAGCGCCTGCGCCGCGAGATCGAACCGGTCGAGCGCGCCGATTTCATGCGCTTCCTGTTCCACTGGCAACACCTGACGCCGGACACGCGCGGCACGGGCCGCGATGCACTCGCGGCCGTGGTCGAACAGCTCGAAGGCTACGAGGCCGCCTCGAGCGCATGGGAAGACGCGCTGCTGCCCGCGCGCCTCACCGACTACATGGCAGGCGGGCTCGACGAGCTGTGCCGCTCGGGCAAGCTCGTGTGGACACGCATCGGCGCACCGGCGCGCGCGGCCGGCACACCCGTGAAGACGACGCCGATCGTGTTGCTGCCGCGCCGCCACCTGTCCGCATGGCAGGCGCTGCGCGATCCCGATGCGCAACCGGCGCTGTCCGCGCGGGCCACGCAGGTACGCGACGCGCTCGCCGCCCATGGCGCGATGTTCTTCGATGCGCTGCTCGACGATCTGCACATGCTGCCCGTCGAACTCGAACAGGCGCTCGGCGAACTCGTGTCGGCCGGCCTCGTGAATGCGGACAGCTACGCGGGCCTGCGTGCGCTGTTGAAGCCCGCCGTCAAGCGCAGCGCGACCTATGCGCCACGCACCCGGCGCGGCGGCGCGCTGATCGGCGGGATGGACGACGCGGGCCGCTGGGCACTCGTGCAACGTCACGCGCCATCGGACGATGCGCCCGCGCCGAAACGCAGCCAGGCCGCGACCGACCCCGACGCGCTCGAGCACATCGCGTGGACGCTGCTGCGCCGCTACGGTGTCGTGTTCTGGCGGCTGCTCGAACGCGAAGCCGACTGGCTGCCGAGCTGGCGCGAACTCGTGCGGGTCCTGCAGCGCCTCGAAGCGCGCGGCGAGATTCGCGGCGGACGCTTCGTCGCCGGGCTCGCGGGCGAACAGTTCGCGCTGCCCGAAGCGATTCCGATCCTGCGCGAAATGCGGCGGCAACCGGGCGACGGACAGTACGTGTGCGTGACGGGCGCCGATCCGCTGAATCTTGCCGGCACGCTGCTGCCCGGCGACAAGGTGCCGGCGCTGGCCGGCAATCGCGTGCTGTTCCGCGACGGCGTGCCCGTCGCCTCGCTGGTTTCGGGAACGTTCCACTACGCACCCGAGCTGTCGCCCACCGCGCGCGAGGACGCCCGCCTGCGGCTCGCACGCCACTGCTGA